The genomic window CGCGAACAAGTTCACAGACGGTTCCTGGCATGAGCAGGGAGCTGCCGCAAGGGAAAGCAAAATgagaagtagccctgcaaaaATCATAAAAGTTTCTAGGATGCCCTAAGAGCAAATGTGAGTAGGGAAGATACCCGGGTGGGGGATGCAGGAGGACAAAGAATTGACCGATTCAGTTCAGCCTGAATCTCTACTCATCAGGTGTATTTCAAGTACATTCTGGTAAGCTGATatctgcaaaaaggaaaaaaaaggaataaatctTTATTAGGAGAATAGTGAGTGGTGTGTTAGTTATAAATTCTCCTTTTGATGTTTTATCCTACCCTCTCTCTGAGGAACTGAGGGCCGTGTACACTTGTAACAACCCTGGTTTAATTTGGATGATCCCGTTATTCCCCACAGCAGTCCAGTGGGCTTACAGCCCTGTGTGCTTGTACCATGCATGTTTACTGGCACTTCTACTCCCTTCCTGGTTAGCTTGATGCTCACTGCCTGCCTGCAACTTCACAAGCAGCTTCAGCAGTGTTCTGCCAGATTTCCAGTCCATGCCTcccttagggaacttatgccaaCTCTAAGCTCAgtagctcccctttcattccccaacaatggccccagttctctactgcagtactgctagactccaccactagggtagcttgcctgtttaaactgcagggacccagttcctaaggcagcagtccatccaggtatagcagcacacctcagctccccagctctccacagcctgtttgagtagtctgttagtcagtgagccagataatcaattagccagaaggtcagtccacaaggcagagccataagtcaACAGTATAGTAGGTCCATTAGCCagaaagtcagtcagagtatccaggccaaagtccagagtcaataagccaagtcacagtccaaggtcagattccaagtaagtcagtcaaatcagagttgccaagctgaagtccagagtcaataagcccagtcagtctcctctcctacctgcactccttctacaacccacaaacccttcctgcctcaggtgctccttatatccctagggacctcattgcctctagtggctgcagctgtgcagcacaccctttgctgaaagcccagaccttaactcttaaaggggccactgcagacaccacattctacctcctcgccagatcttccacgattccagtACAGGTAGAGGTAGTTTGTTTGAACCTGTTCCACATAAATGATTCAGGGCAAATGTCCCAAACTCACCTGCAAGAGCAAGGAGGGGccgtgggtggggtggggggatgttgCAGGGCCAGTCAGGCAATTATCCTTCAAATCGGCCTCCAGTGAAGTAGATGAGGCTGAGTGGCAGCAACTGGGCCAGGATCACCCAGTGAGACCAAGATGGAACTCGAGCAAGCCTGGCCTCCCTGGTTCTAGTGCACAACTCACACCACTACACCCCACAGCTATAAGAAAGAGAATGGGAAAAGAGGCTGTTTCAGTTGACAGCACTGAACATTTTGGTCAGGTCCTcattgggtccctttggggagaagggcgggataaaaattaagtttattattattttattttattattattgcaaaCCCCTCTACGCAAAAAGAGGCTGGAGCCTTGTGGGAGCTTGAAAATGCCCCCAGACTTTTGGGCCAATTTTATCTACACTGAAGGTGCCGTCAAAAGTGCTCTGAGGCATCAGAGGGTGACAGTTGGGTTTTGCTGGATGTTTTCACAGTGGCAAAGTACAAACTCACACCAGGCAGATTCAGTTCAGAAATGACATGAGCCTGacagaaggtgacagaatgaccagggtaacatgccattagggcaaatgcttaaaagctttaaaagccacactattttcatttaggggaaagcttaaaaattgaAAACTGGCTGCTGTGCTGAATTGGCAagctctgctaaatgtcaaggttACTAACTGGCAAGAGATAAATTTTAGAAGAACAACACATATTTTAGACAAGGCTATtccctttgaaagtaaggaggagaAGATAAGAGGAAGGAATAGAAAATACTagggaaacttctgcctttgaaggctctcTGTTTGAATAGCAAATTAAAACAGATAACAACAAGCAGATGGGCGttatttggcagaagaatacccatcttagcaaagacagtttacagttttaaaattgttattctttcatgctttttagagcaaaggacagtgtagctagaagccttacattaaaacactggaGGAATTATTTTGGAAGCTGTTTGCTGTTTtcacagaagtctcacagaagtgccaaggaTATCGCCATGTTTGCCTGCCAGTTATTCTTCCAAGCTTTAAAATAGTCTttgtccttaaagtgtaaccagCATATATAGAGATATGGTAGCCATtaaagtaagttttaactgcctgattttattaaaggtctgactaaagcacagaaacacacagaatagtaaagaGCTATTTGATTTTATTATTAAAGATGCTTGAGCCTCAGAGTCTGAAATCTAATTCAGATAAGTACAGTTTCGGGCAAACAAccttggcagaggcagatgtcttggcaaaagcattTGCTAAACCTGTATCTCTGTAGCTTGTAACTCAAAGATAGATaaaactccttcttggcagaagtataTGGCCAGCCAAGATAACACAAGCAGTGGGAAAatacacatatatgcaacattgcagtaaaaaaaaagccATAGTATTACTGGGAAAgcttatcagttggcaggctgaaatagggtttAGCTGGCTGGACACAGAAACCTGCAGAGATgagtttagaaaaagaatacatttaattagataagcaagaacaTTCAGCCTTTGTTTgagttgcaactgaaatggagaacatgtaatgtgtttgaaggtaaatgggagaaggatttcttaagaGAAATCCTatatgcagtgaaagtttggcttgttttgtaCTAAAGTAAGGTCACTTCTAGCAAGGATATATACCACTATAGACCCcgtaaatgtactcaaagtaactggtcacaaatagaattaaggcatagaGAAAACTGTTAAAAGCAAgtttaaaggaccttgcttaacagaggttggcagagagccccacagtgttttgctgagagcaggagagataagacaggtggctcaagcaaggccatcctaatcaggaagggagatgtatgccaagaaataggtctgaagtcTTGCCAAAAAGGTCAGTCCTGAGTAAAATAAGGTTatagtgcactctactggttcttgaaaactttatattcaatatgtttaatggtttaattttactttatttggaaacctgtaattgaagctcacctatcaagtgtctctaaggctatctacagcctattaagagttagccccatctatgatgtcaaacttcagccaatgggaagttcaaatcttcaaacaaaggacccaaaatattataaagggtctggttaagattgatactcctctcaatgctttggacaggagtcccatgagatgcccattgctagcaacgaaataaaagcttgcagatgatcacccttgactactgagtcttgcttttgaaccttgcaacaccttgcaacaagcCCTCTGCAGCTGTTCTCCATGTTCAACCTGAATGCGGAGAGGGAGGAGCATGCTGGCTAGCCATGCTGCTGCATCCCTCGATATGTGCCAGATGGGCTATGCCCGCTTTGCTGCCTTTCTGTACTGAAAAGGAGGGGGGATTCTAGCAAGCAGAATGACCAGCAAAAGGCCCCCTTTCCACACTCTGCCAGTTTGCATCTATTCATAAAAAACACACAGGAGCAGAGACAATTCAggtttccagaaaaaaaatgttgcacaACTGTTTGCATTTCCTGGGATATCAGAAGCTTCTACAACTCAGGGAACAGAGAACCCTTTGCATGAATGGAGGTGGGGGGTGTTCCTCAGCAATGGGGACAGACTGAGGCAGCCTTGATGCTGCTGCTTCAGTGGTTAGGAAGGGAAGAAAGGAACATGAGGGAGAAAGGCAGTTGAACAAGGGACCAGGGGGCAGGCAAGGGGTAGCATGCATCTGGACAGTACATTGTCCCCCAGAGTCTTGCAGGTGGCATTGTACCCATAAGCCAACACTTTCTCAGTGTTGCATGCAGGAGGCCACAAGGTTCATCTTTGCTCGAAGATTCTGGGAAAGATCTCCTGACGGGCTTAGTCAGGATTTCTGCTGTCATGTCTTCCATCAGACAGTGGTCCATCTTGATAAGCAACGTTCAACATTAATAATAAGAGCACAGTAAATCCAAAGTTTCCAAAGTCAGCAGCAGCAAATAGCAGTCTAAATgagactgcaaccctatacacactttcctgggagtaagccccattgaactcaatggaacttacttctgagtagacatgcataggattgggctgtaaagcgtCAAGGAGtattatgtattatttatttatactgagCCATCCAGGAGCACAGCACTTGCAGAGCAAGAAGCCAAGGTGCTGCCCCAGGAGCTTACAGTCTGTGGCTAGCCACAAGGGAAGCAGCAGCGGAAGGGGAGTGCTGTTTAAAATGAGCAGTCCTAAATTCAAGTCCTATTTAATTCTTGGCCCCTTTAGAGTTCCAACTACGCAGGCAGAATCTGCCCTTCCAGGTGCCTTAGAAAACCTGAGAAACAGAACTGCGCGACTATTGCAGTACTTGTGGTTACCGTATTGTCTGGGAAAGAGCGGCACCAAGCCGCCAATGCGCATGCGCTTTGCAGGCATACAAAGTCATCTCCTGAGTGTTACGCGGACAGGGTCGGTTTGTCCCGCTTCGGTGTCCGTAGCTGACTGAGGCTTCCGTGTTCCCTGGGGCTCCACGTGGGTGCAGCGCCCTCTGGCTGATGGCTGCCGCTGCGCCTGTGCTGCTGGGGCTGCGTGATGCCCCGGtgccgccgggctcctgccaggCGGTCCCTCCGCTCCAGGGAGCTGCCAGCAAGCTGGGCGGCTCTCCGGTGAGGAAGGGTGGAGGGGtctgggagctggtgctgggggcacCTCCCTCAGCACTGTCTGGCTGTGCTGTCCAGGCAGGAGGCTCCCTGTGTTCTGCTTGAGGGGCTGGTGGGGTTGGAGCCTGGGGGCCccacagggcctccaagaggcaTTTTATCAGGGAGCACAAAGTCTCTGTGggtccccttcccaaagggggaggaggtgaaacaaagcagggggagggtggtgacaggggtgggcaggaaggggcggggggtgggcagggcagggcattgggagggtggtgacaggagggggcagggcactgggagggtggtgacaggggtgggcagggggagggtgtcaACAGCCTTAAAAATCTTTGGGACCCAGCTCTACTGGGCTTCCCCATGcagtgcccaggtctacctgcctgcacaGTGTTAGTGGTGATGGAAATTGAGCCTGGGAGCCCCttagggcctccaagaggaggTTCCTTCAAGAGGAACCTCCAGGGGGTTCAAAGCCTCTTtggagccccttcccaaagggaggaGGGGAGTGAATGAATcaaagcaggggagggtgatgacagGGGCAGGCAGACTGGGAATGAGGAGGGGGACAAACAGCGAAGGGGGAGGgtagcaacagccagaatagtctttggagcccagattaCTGGTCTTCCTGAtgtggagccctggtctacccacctgtgcagcatcaacagctgaattcctaaatctctctaaaaccttttaaatatagaaaatcatggcaGAAAATGAACattatcgtatttaggctcatactacaatggaaagtgtcctgtgtgcaccaaaactgacttctgccaCAGGTGTAGtctcacagctgtgtccctgaattcctgtgcactccttcatggttaatgGATGCATAAGCCAGAGAGTTGCTTTAGCAGGCCATTTTCCtcacagatttgacactgttgTAAAGGAGTGTCATGGATGCGTTCCTGGACCCgctgcatatggcttgtggcaacagCCACCACCACCTACCTATGGTAcctccagcatcctgtgtgggctgCACATCCAGGtcagaaaggaaaatgtaagatcccagaacatttctgggccccctcctttggctaggtctgggtacaaattactcctttTATCCCCTCTCATAGGCCCCCTTTTATCCCTTCTCAAATACTTTGagctgttgggggaaaaaatctccgcAGTTCCATGTGGCCACCTGAGATTTTACTTGAAAATTACTTACAAAATTTGTTTTAACATTGAATTAAAAGTAAGTGGACCTACTTTTGTAAGTACTTTTCAGTGGTTAAGTAGTTTACAAcaggtttttttctttaaaaagacttCCCATCCTGCATTTAAACATTGAGTAGTTCACAACTGTACTATTTATGAATGGGTTGATGGGGGCACTCATCACTCTGACAAGCAGAGTGCAGAGTGCAGTGGACATTGGAGGACaccttagagcagctattttcaacctttttcatctcacggcacactgacagggcattaaaatggtcaaggcacaccatcaggtttttgacaattgacaaggcacgctgtgctgccagtgggagctcacatccccattggcccttctaataaatgaccttcctccaaattctggtggcacacctgtggaccattcatggcacaccagtgtgccatggtgcagtggttgaaaatggctgccttggatGGAGGAGTGTTTTTGTcacattgggagcccctgagCCTGTTCCAGAAGAGAGTTTGTGTTTGCTACTGAGATGCTTACTGCCTGTTGAAAACTAAGAGCACCTCTTTTGTGCCTTTGCCTTTTGTCCTAGGATCACATCCCTTCGGTCACTCTGGTTCATCCTTCCTGTGGGATTTGCAGCACTGGTTTGATGCACATTGTACAGATCTATTCCCCCCTCGAAGGCTCACCATTTCACCGCATCATCAATGTGTTTGCATGTGCCAGGAAAAGCTGCTGGGGAAAACCAGAAAggtgatgcttttctcttctcagTGGTTTTGGACAGCACATTGTATATCTTGTGTAGGGGGAGGGGGATTCttgagttggttaggattatccCTGAATTACAGGTGCTGGTCTGAGGATGAGTCTAgcccactgtttctcaaccagtggcgcttgtactaccagtggtacttgaggtggtgtttggtagTACATGTTGGACCCCCAGGCGCCCTCCACCTTGCAGTGAGAGCAGCTGTGCAACCCAACAAGCTGCAGCAGGAGatttggctcagtgggcagagctccagtgtgcactttttgtgtACTCAGAAAAGTTCTTCCATCTGCCctgggcctcttactggtgtttgtcatgttgcatctggcctcccaacccagaagtgaatggcaaaaaaatcattgccagttatttctggtggtacttccaataggtggaccatgtgaggtgCAATGGCAGGGGCAAACAAttagaaacactggtctagcctCCTGAATTCATagtagaggcaagatttgaactggtgCATTTGTGATCTGTATTTTAGGTCCTTGATTACTATGCTACGCTATGTAGTAGAAATACTCTGAAATGTTTCACTTGTGTTCAACGTGAGTCTTTTTTTTCAtgcttctcttctcccctgcctcccctaTGCTGTGTTGCACTTCTCCTACAGCTGGAAGGTGTTACGATCCCAGTATTTGCagctgcaagaaaaagaaaagcaagactGCAAATCAAACCAGGTATCCTGTGCTAGCGGGCTTTATCATCCTAGGGCAGTAGCATGCAACCAAGGGGCTGCTTTAACACTGGGCATGATGCCTATAGGATGGCTTCTAGTAGATGAGAACAGATGAAACGTTGTTGAAGTGTCAGCCATCGAGCTTCCTCAAGGATGGTCCTTCCAGCCAAATAGTGGATCCCAGGAGAAACCAGTTCACTGGATCATCACTGCTTGATTGGCAGATGTTAACAAAGCCTTCACACCTGTTGGCACCTATGGGATTAACTCCACTTATCACCCCTTGCAAGCACAAGTTCAGGATGGAACAGGCTTTATTTTTACCCGGTCCAaagttgtacacatttggtccctgttgtgtatatgcaacacatATGTGACTTAAGGTAATTTATGCTGTTACCATACAGAAGATGCAGCATTAATAGTTTGATGTAATATAATTTAGGTTGTTAAAAAGTGAAATTACGTCCTGCATATTGGGTAGCTTAATATGCCTTTTAACACAATAGCAGTGGCAAACATTCCAATATGGACCAGTGATGCAAAGGCAAGAAATTATCTTTGTTAGTCTATGGAATTGATGCATCAGTTAATCATCTACTTAATGCTGAGGTAAATAACTTGAgaccttacagtgcaatcctaaacgtgtctactcagaggtaagccctattgtgttcagtgggacttacttccaggtaagtaatCCTCTATCCTTCCAGGGAGAGGATAGTAACCTTAATCCTGTAATACACCTTTAAGAGGTTGATGCTGCTAAGTTTGCAAATGTTTGCAGTGAAGACGTTAGTTGAATGTAgctcttttgttgtctttttagCCCAATACTAAGGATAGTTTACCCAGAAATACATTTTACTTTGTGCAGTGGAACATATTTCATATTAAATAACAtctatttattgattgattttgctatgtaaaccactttgtgaactgctttgtgttgaaaagtagtgtataataataataattaataatgtgtGCTTAAGATTTCACCATTAAAAATGAGGCTCCTGTCTATTTCAGGAGTGGCCATATTGATGCCTGCTGAAAATCAAGCTATGTTGTTGCATAGGGCTATGAATTGCTTTTAAAGCTTGACAGTGTACCTGTAGCTTTGCAGAATCTTGTATCTGCTAAAACATGCATGGCTCTCCTAAGATTCTGACTTTGTGTTAACAGAAGCAGGAATGTCTGTTTGCAACCAAGGATTGGTGTGAAGGAGCTGATGACTGGGGAGAAGGTGATGAAATGGCATCTTCTGATGACACTGCAGGCCACAGGCTTGACTTACATACACTGTCAAGACCTTTACCCAGAGAGGAAGACTGTGCATCCCACTTACAAAGTCTTCGCCTGCATGATGTCCCAGGTGTCTCCCATCCATTGCACTCCAGTAATTCAGCTAGAGAAGAGGGTGCCATGCCCAGCCTTGCTCCTGTGTTCCAGCCTTACTACATTAGCGTAGCAGAGGAAGAAGACTATCTTGGCTATGACAGTGATACGAATCATGCCTATGAACTTCTAAAGAAGTATCAGTGGATGGAGGGTGTTGATTTGGAGCAATTGATGTCAGGAAGGTAAAACTTTCCGTTCGGGGCTGGTGTGGGAGGTCCTCTACagaggctactgcaggaggctgtTTGGCTTGGGGAGCTCACAGAGATGCTGGAAGGTCTGTAGTTCCctacagccaggatggtgtactggttttggagttggacttagacctggaagatccaggttcaaatccccgctcagccaatGAAAGCATCCTGGGTGATTTGGGACCAGTTGCTCCCTCTAAGCTTCACTTACCTCGcagaattgttgtgaggataaaaggacggaaggaacaatgtacaccaccctgagctctttggaggaaggatagtAGAAGAATGTGGAAAATTTATTTGAATATTAATGCTTTTCTCCCTTAGATCCAAAAGTGTTTGGCAAAGAGAGTACAAACATCTTTCAGATATCAGAATTGACTTTTGCCAGCAGCTGAAAAGATTTTTAAATAGTGGATTATGTGGATTAAATCCACATTTAATCCAATAGTGGATTATGGATTTCTATCTGGTGTTGCTGGACTGCCACAGAGAACACAATATTGACCAACACCTCCCACCCCTCTAGAAAAGACTACAGAGAAGATCAGAAGGTCTCCAGGGGTGGGAAGATTTGTGGGGTGAAAGATGAgaactctcctccctccccaagtttaTTGGGACTCTTGAACCCAGAAAAAAGGCCTAGGCACTAAATTAAAAGTTAACCACTGAATATTTCTTTTGTTCCTCTGGTAGGTTATCAGTGATGAAAGACAGAGTGTGTAATTTGCTTCTATCTGCTTTAATTTAATGGTGCTAAAAGAATTACATTAGCTGTGCTAGTCCACAATTTTTTTTACCTATCAAATTTATTTGCTCTGGTCTGACCGGATGTAAAGAGATTGTGTAGTACAAAACTTACTTGGGAGGGAAAGAAGACCCCCAGGGACTTGCATCTTCATCCTAAATGTTTTCTTGGAAATACAGTAAGTGAAACATTTTAGAGGTGCAGAAATATTCATGCTTTTGATGTATACAGTGATGTATACATCACAATACAGTAATATATTGCCTCTGCTGGTCTGCATATTTGTGTcaagtggggaaaaaacacagcTGGAATAAGGCTTTTGATACCTTAATAAAATGGAGTTTGGAATGCtggtacagcccagtcctgtgtttATTGACTTGGAATTAAGTCCCACTCCCAAGCAAGTGCAACCAGTAGTGCGACCTCGGTTACGGTTGATTTTGCTGGATGGACATGCAAGGGTAAAGACTGAATCCAGGTGTGTTTCTGAAACTTGTGGCATGTGTCACTTGAATGTGCTCAGTGATTGTCATTACTGAGACACCTGCCAAATGAAGACTAGCTGCATTTATTCGTCTCCTGTTACACAGTCAACCTTCTTGATTCTGACACTGATGTCATTTTTGTAACATAATTACTGCAATATTGGCAATTCCCTCCTCACTTAGTTATGCAGCTGGCAGTGGTGACGAGAGGTACGAGAAGAGTGAAGCTGAAAAGAGAGACCAGGTGTTCCATAAGTTTATGAAaagaatttctgcctgccaggaACAGATCTTAAGGTAGGCTGATGGTTTGTGTCCCTGTGATGACTGGACAGCAAGCAGCATGCTCAGCAGTCATAAAACGTTTTTTGTTATTTCATATACATTGTGCTCTtccctccaagcagctcaggatgggatATGAGATTCTTCTcgctttcatttcattttcttccCACAACTCTGTGAGGTTGGTTAGTCTGAGAGACTATGATTGCCCCAGGAACACTCGGTGAATGTCAGGGCTGAGTAGTACTCTGAGCCTGGATCTCCCCAGTTCCACTCCAACACTCTAGCTATTACACTAGCTGTGCTTCTTTGTTTAGATGCTGTCTAAAGGAACAGAGGATGCAGCCCATTGGACCAGAGAAGCTGAAGGGAGAGTGTTATTAAGAGGACAGGCTTAGGAGACCACAGATTCTGAACAGGTCACCAGGTCAAGGTGTGGCCATATGCTGAAGGCAGAATCTCACCAAGAGGCAAAGTCCAGGGTGGGTGAAGTGGCCAAATCTTGTAACAAAAACACGAAgtgctacctcccccccccccccccaccgcgaATCAGCACTGAGCCCTGGCTGTGGATTCACCAGTCCCAAATTCATCTGGCATGC from Tiliqua scincoides isolate rTilSci1 chromosome 9, rTilSci1.hap2, whole genome shotgun sequence includes these protein-coding regions:
- the PDCD2L gene encoding programmed cell death protein 2-like, which encodes MAAAAPVLLGLRDAPVPPGSCQAVPPLQGAASKLGGSPDHIPSVTLVHPSCGICSTGLMHIVQIYSPLEGSPFHRIINVFACARKSCWGKPESWKVLRSQYLQLQEKEKQDCKSNQKQECLFATKDWCEGADDWGEGDEMASSDDTAGHRLDLHTLSRPLPREEDCASHLQSLRLHDVPGVSHPLHSSNSAREEGAMPSLAPVFQPYYISVAEEEDYLGYDSDTNHAYELLKKYQWMEGVDLEQLMSGSYAAGSGDERYEKSEAEKRDQVFHKFMKRISACQEQILRYSWGGQPLFVTCPSSDMKTAAPPCNNCKSKRIFEFQLMPALVSMLKTRDEDVSVEFGTVIVYTCEKSCWPVDHPAPLEEFVFVQEDPDQQLFK